Proteins found in one Cricetulus griseus strain 17A/GY chromosome X, alternate assembly CriGri-PICRH-1.0, whole genome shotgun sequence genomic segment:
- the Atp6ap2 gene encoding renin receptor isoform X8, with the protein MAVFVALLSLLVTGVLGNEFSILRTPGSVVFRNGNWPIPGDRIPDVAALSMGFSVKEDLSWPGLAVGNLFHRPRATIMVMVKGVDKLDLPVGSVISYPLENAVPFSLDSVANSIHSLFSEETPVVLQLAPSEERVYMVGKANSVFEDLSVTLRQLRNRLFQENSVLSSLPLNSLNRNNEVSGSVVEWADLLFLSELQVLHDISSLLSRHKHLAKDHSPDLYSLELAGLDELGKHYGEDSDQFRDASKILVDALQKFADDMYGLYGGNAVVELVTVKSFDTSFVRKSRTILETEQEEHKSQCGD; encoded by the exons ATGGCTGTGTTCGTCGCTCTCCTGTCCTTGCTGGTGACGG GTGTTTTAGGGAATGAATTTAGCATATTAAGAACACCAGGGTCTGTTGTTTTCCGAAATGGAAATTGGCCTATACCAGGAGATCGAATCCCAGACGTGGCTGCATTGTCCATGGGCTTCTCTGTGAAAGAA GACCTATCGTGGCCAGGGCTTGCCGTGGGTAACCTATTCCACCGGCCACGGGCTACCATTATGGTGATGGTGAAGGGAGTGGACAAACTGGATCTCCCCGTGGGCAGTGTCATCTCCTACCCTTTGGAGAAT GCGGTTCCTTTTAGTCTTGACAGTGTTGCAAATTCCATTCACTCCTTATTTTCTGAAGAAACTCCTGTAGTTTTGCAGTTGGCTCCCAGTGAGGAA AGAGTGTATATGGTGGGAAAAGCAAACTCCGTTTTTGAAGACCTTTCAGTCACTTTACGGCAACTACGTAACCGCCTGTTTCAAGAAAACTCTGTTCTCAGCTCTCTTCCCCTCAATTCTCTGAATAGGAATAATGAAGTAAGTGGTTCAGTTGTTGAATGG gctGACCTGCTCTTTCTTTCGGAACTGCAAGTGCTACATGATATTTCCAGTTTG TTGTCTCGTCATAAGCATCTAGCCAAGGATCATTCTCCTGACTTGTATTCCCTGGAGCTGGCGGGTTTGGATGAACTTGGGAAGCACTATGGGGAAGACTCTGACCAATTCAGGGATGCTTCCAAGATCCTTGTGGATGCTCTCCAAAAG TTTGCAGATGACATGTATGGTCTCTATGGTGGGAATGCAGTGGTAGAGTTAGTGACTGTCAAGTCATTTGACACATCCTTTGTGAGGAAGTCACGGACCATCCTTGAGACAGAGCAAGAG